The nucleotide sequence TTCATAATTTCCTGGAAAAATCTCGGAGTTTTGCTTTGTTTGTTTAATGTCATTGcatcaacattttatcaattcgaatttttctcaCAGACGTTGCAACCAGATGAGAAAAATggcaaacttaaaatttgaaatttgacgaaTAAGTACACACAACTTTTCatctcatattttcaaaatgtgacttttttcaaaaatgaaaaattttttgaaagatccaACTGCCTGTATGAAATCTGAAACATGATTCTTGAATCTGATAAACCTTGTGGACTCTGTGTTGCAATTGCTGAAGAATTGCAGGAGCTCTTTGCCTAATATTGCACATTCATCCTTTTAATGTTTCATGTTATTTAACAATTTATAACAAATTCTAATGATTTGAATTTCTTATTTGATTTCAGGATCATTGTCGGCTGATTTGAATACTGGGGTGGATATCACAATGATCATAATCATCGAAATACTACAGTCACACTTCTGTTTTGATCAATCAGAATTGAGCAAGATGCAGCATTTTTACGGTAAGTCGAAGAGTAACCATACAGTAGTAAAATTATCTGTAACATACGTTTAAGTgtgtaaaaaattgaggagtAATACATATTGAATTTAATATCTTCAGCTTAGTTTCAatatgtattaggtaggtacatctacatacgagtacataaaacCAGTATTAGAGGAGAATATTTGATTGAcaaaatattatgtacatttACTTAAATTGAATTTATAGCCTAGGATCGTTCACATAAAATATGATCAAAtgcttgcaaaaaaaaaaaatccgtctATTCTTCATATTTTCAAGAAGTGTCTGACAATAAACTATTGGTTTCATTTGCCTTGTGGCTGGATACTGAGCTAATGCTTGAGCAATCCGAATCCGATTCTTCAATTACCTATgcgcaaatttaattttttaaaacacttctCATATTCCCCAGAACAGTAAATTTGGGTAGAATTCATACCTTCGGCGTAATAAGATTACATTTCAAGCAACCTAACATTTTCGAATGCAATGTGTGAAATTACCCCcaaaagttcgaaattttcaaaattgacttttttccaaataacCTTACTCCTAAGGTGCTAATTTATCTTCTGAATGGTAAAGAACTATTCGCTTACCGGATCCATCTTTTTTAGTATGGCTTCTAAACCGTGAATGATTCTTGTGAAGTCTGGTCGATTTTCTGGCAAATGGTTCCAGCATTTCACCATTAGGCAATACCTGTTACAGAAATTTATGCATTACCTACAATGCTTATACCTATACATTTATTATGGGTATTCACTGAATGAAGTGTAGATACATACGTGTCCATTGAGCAatcttttggttttttcataCGGTACCCCGAGTCAATATCTTGCAGTAATTTTTCTGCATCGTCGTAGGTAGCGTAAGGAACTGCCCCAAAGGTCACGATTTCCCACAGTAGAATGCCGTACGACCACCTGCACGTAttaataaaatgtaggtattgaGGTACCAAAATTGCAGCTAAATGGCTGAAAGCTTTATAATTAAATGTAATGAAGATAGATAACTTTTCCTTGCTACCTATGTAGTTACTAgtacattaatatttttttttgtcatgttcAATGTTACACTTACACATCAGATTGTGTGGAATGACGTCGGTGAGTTAAGGTTTCAGGTGCCATCCATTTCACTGGTAATCTACCTTTGGTCTTTTGTTTATAGTAGTCAGCATTTCGAATATCTTTGGCTAATCCAAAATCAGCTATTTTCAGCACATAATCGTCGAATATCAGGATATTTCGAGCAGCGAGGTCTCGGTGAATCAACtgaggaattaaaaaaaaaaaaagaagaagaaataagCTTGTACCTTCTGAATTTTTCGATGGTTTTCGAATATTTATCGCACTCGTAGAACTCGACTGTTCGCCTGTTCCTCTATCAACTTCATATTAAAAAGACCTACTTTTATAGAAGCCAAGTATTCCATGCCTCTGGCTATTTGTAGAGCAAAtgtaagttgaactttttcagacAGGTCATTTTCGCTGGATTCTGCAGGTTGGTAGTGGTTTCTGagaaaatcgagtaaatttccATGAGGAGAGTATTCGATCACGATGAGCAATGGTCCATCTTGCGTACAACATCCGAGTAGGCTAAGTACATTGTCATGTCTGCCGATTAGTTTCATCAGTTCCATCTCTGTTACTAAATTAACCAAATCTTTGTCCTTGTGGGTATCTGCGAAATTAatgaatgtacatattatgtaaatggattcatctttttttggatttgagtCAAGTTTTTGCACTTGGAAAGacttacttttcaacattttcactgCTACTGTTGTGCCAATGTGTTGCTGTAAGTGGCCTGAAACATTTCCCTTGACAACTCTTCCAAACTCTCCTTCCCCTAGAAAGTCGCCCAGAACAACGTTTTCTCGAGGAATTTCCCATTTCTCATCCGGCGGTAATTGGTATTCAGTCCTCGGTGCCATTTCATTTGCTTCCGATGTTGGATGAGATTCGTATACGATGGTGACGTTTGGTATTTTCTAGAGTTAGAAAGACATCGTGTTAGGacaaaatttgagttgaaaagtaaaacgacccaaaaattggaattctcagcgttcATGTCATACCCAGCACCCAGCAGTCGATCtttgttacaaaatttaaatttcagctcCATTCCCTGCATTTTATCACTTGATTGGCGTGCGAAGATATAATCCAGAAGGAAAATTTAGGCGGACAAGCTCTTAATTTTGCAAAGTTTTGCATGTAAAAAGTTGGAACTTTGGTTACGAGGATTTTTAAGGatactaatattttttttttgatgacaaTTTGACTTCAAAAGGggcccaaaatttaaaatgaaaaaacaaatacaacATACGTGTATAGGTATCAAGGTCGAAGTCTTTAAGGACGGTGAATTCATGATGGAAAATTGTTCATCTCCAAACATCAGAATGtgcccaaaattgaaaaaacaaatttctatcACCTTGgctttttgttttcgtttacataatattatgtaaaTTTGGCTTTAGAAATCGATATCGAGGTATGTtgacaatttccaaaatgagatGATCACTCAAATAcattcttgaaatttaccagtTGAATTTATCTCAGTTATTAAAGGGTTAAGGATGGGTGTTGTTGGGTGCATTCGTTTTAGAAATTTCTGTATAAATAATATGTTGTACTTACCAGTATGTCTAATTCATCTTTGTCCagcttaatttcattttcaatcacgaCGCGTTTTACACATTGCGACATAGCTATCATTTGCATAcccattttattcatttgtcGTTGCATTTTTCGCGATCTTACAGCAGACTTTCTGTAATAAATAACGAATACTGCGACTACAGTGACTGTTACTGCCACTATTAGCGTTATTATTAGATTGATGTTTTCCGTGAACCAATTCGTTGATTGGTTTTTTCGCAGGATTTTTTGTAATGTTGTTGAATTTGAACAGTCCAATATATCATGAAGCTCGAGATTGCTCTCGGTAGATTTATCATCTGAGCTGTAGTATATGCATTCTCCAGTCGCTGAATTCCACATACACGAGTAGTTCTTATTTAGACATTTTGCGCATTGATCGCCCACATAGGCGCATTTATACACGATAATACGTGTGTTGTATGTGTTGTCAAGTGCTTTCGATCCATTCCATAAAATAGACAGTTCAACTGTTGTGAAAGGTTTTGATTCAGCGTATGCGAATACCTCATAATTACATCTCAATTCTCCCTCTTTAAAAGTATTTTCTAGGTAACCGCCTTCTAGGTGATGACCAAATTGTATCTTCTGCTTTTTAGAATCAAATGTAAATTTGCATGTAAATCTTTCGTAATTTAAAAACATTGGGATCTTATAATGTACTTGTATTTGTTGCGTCTTTACTGTGTGGGCAGGGATGTAAATGTCTGAATTATGTTCGGTGAAAAACTGTGGGCAAAATGTCAAGTTTCTCGAGTATTTAAATCCATCTAATGATGTTGTACTATTCCTTACAGGGAAATTGGTGCTGCTAAGATTCATACCTATCACTATATCATCTTCTTTCCAAATTGCGTTATCCGTGCACCTTGATTCATTCACATACCAATAGCATGGATAATCAGAAGTCAAGCATGATAAGCAAGATTCATATGAACTACAATCGTAAAATattacgtgaattttttcaaatactagGCCATGGTTTATCTGGATTGATAGCCGAGCTTCTATGGAATGATTATTGCTGGGTGTTGGAGGTAAACGATTAGGAACCGGCGTTACGCAATAAATACTAGTTTCATTGCTCGTGGTTGTTGTGTTAAtagaaaaattggcaaattcgAATTGACATTTTGTTATATGGTTGATGAACGGATGCGGTGTTATTGATTCGAATGTTACATTCCATTGCGCTGTTCTTGAGAATTTGTTTACTGGACTTGAAAATGCGTCTATGTATTCATCATACGAGACCCAGTTGATGGGATTTTGTTCAACATCACACTCTGATTTCAAACAACATCTATTACTGGGAAAACACCATCCGCAATAAGGATCTTTTATCTTCCAGCACGCGTGTGATGTGTTATATTCGTcgcaattatgtattttgactttgatgaatttcttGCTGCTCATCACGTATAAAAAGTTCATCGTAGAATCAAACTGCATTGTATCTGGATATAATGTGTATGCCTCAGCCTCAATCGTTATGTCTGCATATCTATTTCCAGTGGATAAATCGGGCGAATCAATTccttttattgatattttctgTAACCGGCCGGCCTTGGTACTAAGTAACAAGATTGTGTGATTGTTAATTGAGGTAACTGCCATTGCTTTCACCCGTGGTATTTCACTATTAGATGAATGCGAATATACCAGATGTCCGACCAGCGTTTCATTCTTTTGAAACAAGGAATGTAATTTATTTAGTtgatacctacatacgagtagtacGAAGCTATTTGTCATCGTATGAACTTCTTGTAGTGTGAACATGGTTTTTTCCTCCATTTCATGTGAATCTGTTTCTGAACCAGAATGTGGATTTCGCTTTTGGATATAGACTTGTGTGATTGGCGTTCTAATAGGCTCAATTTTCCCAATTGGATCTGAATTGCACATTATGGGAACTCTATTGCACGAATTGTCTTTAGGAGTATCTGTCACAGTTCGATAGTCACCTTCCCGATTATTCAAACCATACAAATAGCCCCTGGTGATAAAATATCCGACATTTTGGAAACTGAAACCATAAATTAAATTATCGTAGCGATCAGCGGGACACTCGTTTATCGTAAAACGAAAAGCAGTATTTTGTGTAAGAGCTGATGAAAAATGTCCTGATCGTTCTAGATTTTTGATAGTTATTGTTCGTATTGATGTGGAATCAGTATTGTCAATTTTGTGACCAACATACAGTGTTGATAGTGGTGTTGATGAACTCTTCAGTAGAATGGGAGCTATGAAGGCTACAATTCTTTCATTATCTGGTAACCCGTCGGGTATAGGTTCAAACATAGTTTTccagattttcgaaatattactCATGTCGTGAGCATGACAGATAGCCTCGAAAAAAGTATTACACGAAATCAGTTGCTGATTCTGATGGTCCAATACTAGTACTTTGTTGTCATTAAACGCTGCTGTTCGTTTCAATGTATGTGAACAGTTGGGGGCAGTACAATCTGAAGGACTGAGTTCCGATATAGTGTACTTAATTTGCAGCTCGAGATCCGTTGATAATTGATAAATACGGTTTGTTCCGCCTATATATACCCATCTTCCATATTCATCTACCACCAAGTTTCGGAAAAATGTGCCTTTCTCCTCATTTGAAAACACTTTCCAGGTTTCCTCACCTGATTTGGCAATTGAGTAATTCGTGTTCAGCCAGAATATAAACGTGTGTATCAATAGTATGGATAAGAGGTCAGGAAAATTCATtgcgataaaaatttcatgtgttTAGGCTACGCTATCATTCGGTTgatttgttcattattttcccCCTGTATAATGTAGAGTTTGTTTCGAAATATCTGAAAACATAAAGAAGATATGGACTTCAGTCTTATAGATTGCATTGATGGTTGATGGATTAGAAATACTGCACGAGAAAGAAGCTTTACGAAACgctgaattttgtcaaactttcaaaataattagTGGTATTTTAGAGATTCTGTAATAAGTATGTCTGATTTTGAAAGTAATCTGACATTGAGCTTCTCATATTTTGAGTGAACCGAAATTGAAGATCTGGGTAGTTTATATTATGAGGCATCACTCCAAAATGTTTGCTGGATTGCGACGAAGCAaatgacgtgttttttttttgtttcgcaGAAAGCGTtcaatggaatgaaaaaaaaaacggtgtaaattataaagtaggtaggtaaaggtacctattggcaattaaaaatagaaatcgccagatatcgcacctcgggagtaataaggttacatctcaaaaaagtgaaattttgcaggagagtgattttcttttttttaaaaacttgatgattcattatttttatcaacttataatatTGATTGTGAGGATTgtatagcacctcattttaaagatctggtatcctaccttcgtTTAGCAttagaacattttgaaaataaaatcttaaagaggaaatacatatttcaatgtttagaaaacattttgagttataacctttcattaaaattgatttggaGGCGAAatgaagcgtccaaaaaaatgtcatgttaCCAAAGTTGTGgagaattaaatttacaatcgacataatgtcgttagtttttttcttagTTCTtgagtttttcttaaaaaaataaaatttcattatatgtaggtatgtgcaaattcatttttctgaaaagtgaccaatttaaaaattttttacgatttggtacaaaccaatacaAAGTGCACTTCttgtgacaaaaattcaaaacaatcaaaactgtttgttaacactttgtacctatgtacaaaatttgctcaaaaaaagtggagtttttttaagatgtacccttataactccaaacaacttgcaaggTTGtagggattttgagttaggccatttgcatTTTATGGTATAGATACCTAGGTATCAGCTAAATAGATAGGATTCTGATAGGTTAAGAAAATGGATACTAGAGCTCGTTGTAGGTCTCATCTGTTGaatctttgaagtttgaatacGTTGAAGACAAGCCTACTAACTTGTATGATTTACCTGAAATAAGCTAGACGTATGTTTATGTGCGTTTTTCGCgtgtattaatttttctactttgatATAAAATGAATTGTCTCGTAATGTCATGAATATATCGATATTACAATGATTTAAACGCGATTTAActttttattattcaaattaccGAGTAGTGGCTTCTGAGTTTCGATCTACGATATGTCTACGACAATGATGGCTGCCTAAGGAGCACTATGGGTGCGGGTGGTTGAGATGTGATGAGAAAACAAGCCCCTTAATTAGGTAGGATATGCTATAATTAATTAGCGACCTGAATTACCTTTTGTAAATATGATATAATCCAATCATGGAttcattttagaattaattatcTTGATAGGTATGGCTTAATTACAAGTCTaagtacagggtgtccagaaatatcaagcacccctaagaaagtttttcattaaaaatataggttggcaacgtgaaatagatgcatatggttGGTGGAATGAAATCTCTCCAgttcaacaaccaatcatgtgctatcattattatcattcactgtgaccaaccaaagtattttagtagaaaactttcttaggggtgttcgatatttctgggcaacCTGTAGGTTTTACCTACCTTCTAAATTGAAATGATATATCTTATATCTCGATTATGAGATCTCTCTTAGACACCCTTTCGGAACTAAATGAATTGTAATTATGTCATACGTTGTATGTCGTTGAACTCTTAACTTCTTGGTTTATAGGTACAAAACTTTTCCTTTTTATCATGtgaagaagaaatttttattttagatgaaaactgaaatataTAGTCAGATATGTGGTTTCTAGAAGGTTTAGTTTCCTATACTTCGATTCCTATTTACCCTTGTCTCATCCTTCTTCATCTACCTATCTTTTTCCTATATGAAATTTTCCACTCACGTTTGAAACTGTCATTCCTTGCCTCAAAAATAGTTCTATTTTCTACTCCCCTAGATACcacaattttttacaagatctgaTAATGTatccaactcaaagtgttatttttggttgagggggggggggggggtcatacaattctcaaaaatgcaaaaatgtcaaaatcgattttttttagatgtaaccttattactcccgaggtgcgatatgtacttTAAAAACACGATTTTAATAGATTCTCAAGGGGAAATATAAATACAAACGCAAAAAAGGAGGCCAATCTTTACTTCCTAAACTGTTCAAAGAACTTGGGATGGACGTctggtgaaaattgaattaatgaaATGTGATTTTATCTCACCAAGAGAGGTTCTTCTACAAATAGCAAAATTACGCCGGAAATCccaaaacaacaatttttataatccTTTTCTCAagcgaaaataatttaaaacataGTTATACTTATCTAGTAATTTATAATCATGTGATTTCTGACTCCCAAAACATTGCTGTTGTTTGAACGAGATTTTCACACTGCACGATGGAACTgattagttacctacctactaattcGGAAATCAGACATAAAAtctaaagctttgaaaaataaacaaatattttttcataactgaGATTTATAGGCCTATTAGATTTCATGTCTGATTTTCGATTCAGTTATCGACTTTACGTGTCGTTTGAAAATCTCATTCAAACAACAGCAAAGAGCTGGTCTCAAAgatcactaaaaattactatttcttGTAACTtcttatttctaaaatattgaatttaggtttgaaaaaagttatttcaGGATTTCCGACCTGATTttgcaatttataaaaaaaaactgtcctGACGACATGAATCCACATTTCTCAAATGTCAAAaacttagaaaaaaatcaattacttgAACATTAAACTATGTACTTATTCCATAATATGAAGGAGGCCAAGTGAGAAAGGCCCTTGTTGCGAAAACGTAGTTTGGTATGTaaagttttcagaaaagctcaaaaaaggtcatcatttttttggatcttATTATTCGTTTTGCACGATTCTACATTTGCTTtgttttcttataaaaaatgGTTACTGACATAATGAACAGATTTAGGCCAATTTGGGAAGATTCCGGTGGTGACGCGAAATCAAAAACCGTTTAAAAAAGTGCGAAAATCGACTTCAGATTTTTATGACGGagatttaaaaatgagaaaatgaattcCTAACATGCGTCAATAGTTTTACTTACCGCAAAATCAATGTTAAcgctgaaaaatacaaaaatgatttttcaaaaagattcgcataggtacctctacctacattaaTAAAGTACTTGAAATCGGAATTGACGCGGCAGAAAGAAAAGAAACCTTGGCAATATGCATTTTTTCACATCTCCCTTCCCTATATTTTACCTTGAGAAGTACCTAGCTAATTACTTACGTTACTACATAGTATGTATCTAcatagttttatttttcttacctCTTTCTAATGATTCAGCGATAAATATTACGTTCaccaaaataagaaaatgaaacaCAGGATTCGAAATCCTTCAAATCACCATCGCGGTATTACTGGcaaataggtattattttataaaatttaattatgctAATAATGGATGAGTTAAGTTAGGTGACAAACACACCGAGGACTTTCGTTGAATGATGAGAAATCcagttttatcattttattatttcgataaaaatagaACGCTGCAATAATTTTGACGTGTGATGTGCTTCATTTCGGTAGCTTTTCATGGAATTTTGCATGAATCAAGGGTAAAGATTAGATTTTTCTGATGTGTAGATTGTGAACAATTTGCGATTTCGATACCAGTTTCCGTTGGGTAATTTATCTTTAGCGACGTGGGTGATTCGAAAACATTTTCgctgataaaaattatactttacCAACATGGTCAATGTCAACGTAATACTCTCGTTGGATCTACGTTTACCTCACATTCAGTGATGAAgggataaaatttccaaattctttgaaaaaataagtaaattgtTTCAAGTCACGCAAACTCCCAAAGTGTCACACCCATCATGGCTTCGTAAAAATCTGACATAAGTTTGTGGGTTGATTGATCGAATTCATCACTggtgacgtttgaaaaaattaacgctTCCTTCCTTTTCGTACGTTGTTGATATTTGAAATATCGGTAAATTAGAAAATCGgtatgaaaaactcaaaaaattcgtcgaataccagtttggaaaaatatttaccGAGAACTTTAACCTAgacttataaatttttatatgtaggtatgtttaGAACGGTGATCATACCTTAACCTCCGTAGTAGTAAAATAATGAGTCTGTTATattaaattactaaaaatacaGGATTAAGTGAGGGTAGGTGGTCAAAAATTTCTGAGGAAGTGTTTTCTAATCAAGACACATCATCTTAGCTCACTAAAAAGGTAAATCGAAGCAAGGGTCGATTTTACCCCTCATTCGGTCATTCGGCCAGACcctttcgcgagaaattcatcaagtatttcaacgaaaatgttttttgactgAGTGGGGCGATGATTTATCAGCATCTTTGGAAAAGTTCCCATACAACTAAGTAAGTATTAGGTAAAGCAcgaatttccaaaatggccTATACCTACGTAGTTTCGTACTCGGAGCTCTTTACCtcttgcatttttattttttaaatgttttctgTTCTTATTTTGCAAGTTCTaatgatttattaatttttttttttttttttctttgattttagGATCATTGTCTGCTGCTTTGATTACTTGCGCGGATATCACAAAATATAATCATAATCATCGAAATACTACTGTCACACTTCTTGTCCAGATCAGTGAGCGTTGAGCAAGGTGCAGAATTTTCGTGGTAAGTCGAAGAATATAACCATACTTACAGTTGCAAAATTATACGTATATTTATGTATTaagtattgtttgaaaaattatggaataCTTTGAATTTAATACCTTTTGCTTCGTTGCAATAGGTATTCAGTACGTCTACATATGCCACGTAAGTATAGGggaacattttattaaatttacaaaatacgagtattaggtatgtacatttttggttaaaattaatCTAGCCTAAGTTCATTCAcataaaaaatgctcaaatgtTTGCGGAAAAAGAAATGCCGTCTGCTTGTCATATTTTCGAGATGTTTCTTAGAGTGAACTATTCGTTTCATTTGGCTTGTGGCTGGATTCTGAGCTAATGCTTTGAGCAATCCGAATCCGATTCTTCAATTACCTAGgcacaaatttaattttttcaacgtttttcttATTCACTAGAGTGGTAAATTTGGGTAGAATTCGCACCTTCGTTGTAATAATAAGGATACTTCTCAGACAAGCTATCAgcaattcgctgattgcaagaagaGTTTTCGCTTTTTGCACATTGGTTGCTTTGTAGATTTGCAGTTTctctttctttcaaatttc is from Planococcus citri chromosome 1, ihPlaCitr1.1, whole genome shotgun sequence and encodes:
- the LOC135842788 gene encoding fibroblast growth factor receptor homolog 1-like — protein: MAPRTEYQLPPDEKWEIPRENVVLGDFLGEGEFGRVVKGNVSGHLQQHIGTTVAVKMLKNTHKDKDLVNLVTEMELMKLIGRHDNVLSLLGCCTQDGPLLIVIEYSPHGNLLDFLRNHYQPAESSENDLSEKVQLTFALQIARGMEYLASIKLIHRDLAARNILIFDDYVLKIADFGLAKDIRNADYYKQKTKGRLPVKWMAPETLTHRRHSTQSDVWSYGILLWEIVTFGAVPYATYDDAEKLLQDIDSGYRMKKPKDCSMDTYCLMVKCWNHLPENRPDFTRIIHGLEAILKKMDPVIEESDSDCSSISSVSSHKANETNSLLSDTS